The DNA window GGGGTATTCGTACCAGGATTTCATCCGGGATGAACCCTCGTACGCGAGCTTGCGGGCCGAACCCCGCCCGGTCAATGGCGTACTGACCGATACGGTTAGTGCCGCCGGTACGCCGTTCCGTACGCAGTATACGCTACTGGCGTTTTTTGGCCGGGTCAACTACACCTTCAAAGATCGCTACGTGCTGACGGCCACCGTGCGGGAAGATGCCACTTCGCGCTTCGCGCCCAACGTCCGCTGGGGAACGTTTCCGTCGCTGGCCTTCGCCTGGAACATCAAGGAAGAGTCGTTTTTGAAGAATTCGAAAGCGTTCACGCTGCTCAAATTCCGGGCGGGCTACGGCATTACCGGGCAGCAGGATTTGCCCACAGGCCTGAGCGACTACCCCTACCTGCCGCGCTACACGCTCAGCGACCTGACGGCGCAGTATCCGCTCGGCGGGTCTTACTACCGCACGCTGCGGGCCGAAGGATACGACGCCAACATCAAGTGGGAACAGACCGAAGCCATCAACGCGGGGCTTGACTTCGGCTTCTTCGACGGTCGGCTGACGGGTAGCCTGGATTTGTACCAGAAAAACACGAGCAACCTGCTGGCGACGATTCCCGTACCGGCCGGGTCGAACCTGACAAACCAGATTCTGACCAACGTGGGTAATCTGACCAATAAGGGCGTCGAGTTTCAGATTACGGGGACGCCCTACCGGCGCGAAGGCGTAAACCTCGACCTCGGCTTCAACATCACCTACAACCAGAACCGCATCACCAACCTGTCGAAAGTACCGACGCCGAACGATCCGGGTATTCTGGTCGGAACCATCTCGGGCGGTACGGGCAACACGGTGCAGATTCAGACGGTGGGTTACCCGACCAACACGTTCTACCTGCTTCGGCAGGTGTACAACGCTCAGGGGCAGCCGGTGGAAGGGCTGTACGAAGACCGCAACGCCGACGGACGCATCACGATTGATGACCGCTACCGCTCGTATACGGCCAACCCGAAAGTGCTGCTGGGCTTCACGACCCAACTGACACTGCGGAAACTGACGGCCAGTTTTGTGCTGCGGGGCAACTTCGGCAACTACCTCTATAACAACGCCCGGTCGAACAACGGAGCCTACCGCAACTTTACCAACGCGCTGGGCTTCCTGGGCAACGGGGTGACGAACGTGCTGACGACCAACTTCGTCAACAACCAGTACTTCTCGGATTACTACCTCGAAAACGCGGGCTTTCTGCGGCTCGACAACCTCAACGTCGCCTACGATTTCGGTAAGATCATCGCCAACCGCTACCCGCTGCGGGCCAGCCTGACGGGCCAAAACCTGTTTGTGCTGACGAAGTACACGGGCCTCGACCCGGAAATCGCGGGCGGTATCGACAACAATTTCTACCCCCGGCCGCGCATCGTGTCGCTGGGCGTTAACCTGAGCTTCTAATCATCAACGATCATGTCTTATTTCAAACGGATCCTACCTGCCGTTGCGCTGGCCCTGACGATGGGCGCCTGCGTCAATGACCTGGACCGACTACCAACCTACGACGTTACGTCGGCGTCGGTCTATGCCAATGCCGCCAACTACAAGCCCGTGCTGGCCAAACTCTACGCCGGGCTGGCCGTGACAGGGCAGGCCGGACCAGCTGGCCGACCCGACATCAGCAACATCGACGAAGGACTGTCGAGCTACGTGCGGCAGTACTGGATGATGCAGGAGCTGACCACCGACGAAGCGGTTATTTCGTGGAATGACGGTACTGTGCAGGATCTGCACAACCTGAGCTGGACCTCCGGCAGCGAGTACGTCACGGCTATGTACAACCGGATTTACTACGTCGTCGGGCAGACCAACGAGTTTATCCGCGAAGCCACCGACGACCGGCTCAGTAGCCGTGGATTCACGCCCGAGGAACTGACGAACATCCGCGCCTACCGCGCCGAAGCCCGGTTTCTGCGCGCAATGGCGTATATGCACGCGCTGGATCTGTACGGTGGCAACGTCCCGTTCGTAACCGAAACCGACGCACCCGGCGCGTTCCTGCCAACGCAGACCAACGCGCAGGCGCTGTTCAGCTACATTGAATCGGAACTGAAAGCCATCGACGCCGACCTGCTGGCACCCCGCACCAACGAGTACGGCCGGGCCGACAAAGCCGCTGCCTGGACGTTGCTGGCGCGGCTGTACCTCAACGCGCAGGTCTACACCGGCACGGCCCGCAATACCGACGCCGTTACCTATGCCAGCCAGGTGATCGGTGCCAATGCATACACGCTGGAGCCGACCTACAGCAACCTGTTCAAAGCCGACAACAACCGGTCGCGGGAGATTATCCTGCCGGTAGCCTTCGACGGGCTGAACACCAAAACCTACGGCGGCACGACCTTCCTGGTACACGGTGCGATCGGTGGGTCGATGAACGCAGCCAACTACGGCGTTAACAGCGGCTGGGCCGGGATGCGGACTACGAAAGCACTGGTCAACCAGTTTCCCGACCCGACAGGCGCTACCGACCGCCGGGCCATCTTCTACAGCAACGGACAGAATCTGGAAATCACGAC is part of the Spirosoma rhododendri genome and encodes:
- a CDS encoding RagB/SusD family nutrient uptake outer membrane protein, translating into MSYFKRILPAVALALTMGACVNDLDRLPTYDVTSASVYANAANYKPVLAKLYAGLAVTGQAGPAGRPDISNIDEGLSSYVRQYWMMQELTTDEAVISWNDGTVQDLHNLSWTSGSEYVTAMYNRIYYVVGQTNEFIREATDDRLSSRGFTPEELTNIRAYRAEARFLRAMAYMHALDLYGGNVPFVTETDAPGAFLPTQTNAQALFSYIESELKAIDADLLAPRTNEYGRADKAAAWTLLARLYLNAQVYTGTARNTDAVTYASQVIGANAYTLEPTYSNLFKADNNRSREIILPVAFDGLNTKTYGGTTFLVHGAIGGSMNAANYGVNSGWAGMRTTKALVNQFPDPTGATDRRAIFYSNGQNLEITTILNQFTDGYAVPKFTNITSTGTKGSDPAGDFVDTDFPLLRLADVYLMYAEAVVRGGTGGDLATALTYVNALRQRAYGNTSGNLTTLNLDTILSERARELYWEGYRRTDLIRFGRFTDASYLWPFKGGISAGRGVESYRRIFPIPASDLIANPNLKQSPGY